Proteins encoded by one window of Candidatus Omnitrophota bacterium:
- a CDS encoding flagellar hook assembly protein FlgD, protein MVASAINSAQPSSTNSSTTTKLGSDIVNREDFLKLLVAQLQNQDPLNPMENQEFVAELATFSSLEQLTNHTDLLQELVDGQSSNSTTQALSLIGKTVTMAESDFQFEKGNDVNFEIAVDRAGTVAVKVTNEAGETVYTDTVTAAEAGRYSYTLDGSASLASGSYTIAAGIPAEDGTVSELPIVRLGAVEGVTFQDGSPLLIVDGQPISLASVETIYN, encoded by the coding sequence ATGGTCGCATCAGCCATTAACAGTGCGCAGCCATCGTCAACGAATTCCTCGACGACGACGAAGTTGGGTTCGGATATCGTCAATCGCGAGGACTTCTTGAAGTTGCTCGTAGCCCAATTGCAAAATCAGGATCCGCTCAATCCCATGGAGAATCAGGAATTCGTGGCGGAATTGGCGACTTTCAGCTCGCTGGAGCAACTCACTAATCATACCGATTTGCTGCAAGAATTGGTCGATGGACAGAGTTCTAACTCCACGACGCAGGCTCTCTCTCTGATCGGAAAGACCGTGACGATGGCGGAGAGCGATTTCCAATTCGAGAAAGGAAACGACGTCAATTTCGAAATCGCCGTCGATCGAGCGGGAACGGTGGCGGTGAAAGTGACGAACGAAGCGGGGGAAACAGTTTATACCGATACGGTAACGGCGGCGGAAGCGGGCCGATACTCATATACGTTGGACGGAAGCGCTTCCTTGGCTTCCGGAAGTTATACCATCGCAGCGGGAATTCCAGCAGAAGACGGGACCGTCAGCGAATTGCCGATCGTAAGACTCGGCGCCGTGGAAGGCGTCACGTTCCAAGACGGATCGCCGTTGTTGATCGTCGATGGACAGCCAATCTCTCTGGCTTCCGTCGAAACCATCTATAACTAG
- a CDS encoding flagellar hook-basal body complex protein → MTVNSLYVGLSGLNAMSHDIDVIGNNIANVNTTGFRASRATFDDIFYQSLFYGTGNTGTRGGINPRQIGKGVKLGSVDTIFTQGSTQTTGRLLDLAIEGKGFFVVKSASNQQYLTRAGNFSLDNTGRIVDAGTGYRLQGWTSNSQGVLNTGGSPSDLSIDYAKESKAKATENVTAGGNFDARIGETDSGVDVLKASKTTNLLGLFDADGNSFGLVNGDEIKIETGFLKLADPPTTNTDPIDLTQAEIFSGKKGVIMTVTSTTTIDDLKSAIQNYLDQAVADRKTGAESDIEVTYDADTGNFLFSNRGSNEIMGMRVGLAARGNDSEPPKTTNQRMGELFINQGDPNFTKTLDIKANESVSTNTLRQADVTTSIEVYDSQGDSHTVSVGLTADTEKPGADGDSLLSELKDNEGRFLIPGGIVPAQIEYSDPVLDPKTNTAVYTATQVSNIVATQGVFTFLDGETNPNLIAIRLSDGFLSINGNEFVDPKGTASAEVTQAGLDVTDSSYLNVPSETNLGGLMGNSGFSETTTLEDIRKNIEERLNKTISQVANNIDKINAGSTTLPIGTSATGFTVPATTPKIEVKIAEDGSISFKAIGGSLGASASTDATINSNLATNAGGADKLGLMFDLAAKTRSVRISTVDRQTAAGGGTTLFKDGEVDDDVTDGGGVSGFVKTADPFATDLFAANSIAFTVGNTDFDSTTAVTGDPTLATPTGVDDSGVRLIALSSGKFGTTTTLTTEKFSGKEAFTAQSTAFRALFNQKGYGIAADADGDNSLDRIGSIPNGIVALKDAPAFETNAVKIEKQMQNTVNYQIVTPNDYRSEPTGTTGSLIFDSLGDFSHYDSGATPTVAFDPDNSDPQFYGVNKIMFTLDMSNITQNSGSSTAELSSQDGRAMGTLDNVSIGVDGKIWGSFTNGDVQTMGQIALGDVINEGGLIQEGSSYFSAGPNSGPIDTNLQAGITGGTINSGTLELSNVDLAREFTDLIVAQRAYQADTRVITTGDQILQEVVNLKR, encoded by the coding sequence ATGACGGTAAATTCGTTATACGTGGGATTGTCCGGACTCAACGCCATGTCGCACGACATCGACGTAATCGGCAACAATATCGCCAACGTTAATACTACCGGATTCCGGGCGTCGCGGGCGACGTTCGACGATATTTTTTACCAATCGCTGTTTTACGGAACCGGGAACACGGGAACCCGCGGCGGCATCAATCCCCGCCAAATCGGAAAAGGCGTGAAATTAGGCAGCGTGGATACGATTTTCACCCAAGGCTCTACCCAGACCACCGGACGCCTGCTGGATCTGGCCATCGAAGGAAAAGGCTTTTTCGTTGTTAAAAGCGCTTCGAATCAACAATATTTGACGCGGGCGGGAAATTTTTCCTTAGATAATACAGGGCGGATCGTCGATGCCGGAACGGGTTACAGGCTGCAGGGATGGACGTCGAACAGTCAAGGCGTTCTCAATACGGGCGGGAGTCCTAGCGATCTCTCTATCGATTACGCCAAAGAGTCCAAGGCGAAGGCGACGGAAAACGTGACGGCGGGAGGCAACTTCGACGCGCGCATCGGAGAAACCGACAGCGGCGTCGATGTTCTAAAAGCCTCTAAGACGACGAATCTGTTGGGTCTATTCGACGCCGATGGAAATTCTTTCGGACTCGTTAACGGGGATGAGATCAAAATCGAGACCGGCTTTCTGAAACTCGCCGATCCGCCGACGACCAATACGGACCCGATCGATTTGACCCAAGCGGAAATCTTTTCAGGGAAAAAAGGCGTCATTATGACCGTCACGTCGACGACGACGATCGACGATTTGAAGAGCGCCATTCAAAACTATCTCGATCAGGCCGTCGCCGATAGAAAAACGGGCGCCGAAAGCGATATCGAAGTCACTTACGACGCCGATACGGGAAATTTTCTCTTTAGCAACCGGGGGAGCAACGAGATTATGGGAATGAGAGTGGGGCTGGCTGCGAGAGGCAACGACTCCGAACCGCCAAAGACGACGAACCAACGCATGGGCGAACTCTTCATCAACCAGGGCGATCCCAATTTCACCAAGACGTTGGATATCAAAGCGAACGAAAGCGTATCGACGAACACCCTGCGCCAGGCGGACGTAACCACCAGCATCGAAGTATACGATTCGCAAGGCGATTCCCATACCGTCTCCGTTGGATTAACCGCCGATACGGAAAAGCCCGGCGCGGACGGCGATTCGTTGTTGAGCGAGTTGAAAGACAACGAAGGTAGATTTTTGATTCCCGGCGGCATCGTTCCGGCGCAGATCGAATACAGCGATCCCGTCCTTGATCCCAAGACGAATACGGCCGTTTATACCGCCACGCAGGTCAGCAATATCGTGGCCACGCAAGGAGTTTTTACTTTCTTGGATGGAGAGACGAATCCCAATTTGATCGCCATCCGGTTGTCCGACGGCTTCCTTTCCATCAATGGGAATGAATTCGTCGATCCCAAAGGGACGGCTAGCGCTGAAGTCACGCAGGCCGGATTGGATGTAACGGACAGCAGTTACCTGAACGTCCCCAGCGAAACCAACCTGGGCGGCTTGATGGGGAATTCGGGATTTTCAGAAACGACGACGCTGGAAGACATTCGGAAAAATATCGAAGAAAGATTAAACAAAACGATCAGCCAAGTCGCCAATAATATCGACAAAATCAACGCCGGATCGACAACCCTGCCGATCGGCACAAGCGCTACTGGCTTTACCGTACCCGCAACAACGCCCAAAATCGAAGTCAAAATAGCCGAGGATGGCAGCATCAGTTTCAAAGCGATCGGCGGCAGTTTGGGAGCGAGCGCTTCCACCGATGCGACGATTAATAGCAACTTGGCGACCAACGCAGGCGGAGCGGATAAATTGGGATTGATGTTCGATCTCGCAGCAAAGACGCGCTCCGTTCGCATCAGCACGGTGGATAGGCAAACGGCCGCCGGAGGCGGAACCACGCTTTTCAAAGACGGCGAGGTAGATGACGACGTAACGGACGGCGGAGGGGTATCCGGCTTCGTGAAAACCGCCGATCCTTTCGCAACCGACCTCTTCGCGGCCAATAGCATCGCCTTCACCGTCGGCAATACGGACTTTGATAGTACGACGGCCGTTACGGGCGATCCCACTCTCGCCACGCCGACAGGCGTAGACGATTCCGGCGTTCGTTTGATCGCGCTCAGCTCCGGGAAGTTCGGCACGACGACGACATTGACAACAGAAAAATTCAGCGGCAAAGAAGCCTTCACCGCCCAATCGACCGCGTTCCGCGCCCTATTCAATCAGAAAGGGTATGGAATCGCCGCCGACGCCGACGGAGACAATAGCTTGGACCGGATCGGTTCCATTCCAAACGGCATCGTTGCGCTGAAAGACGCCCCCGCCTTTGAAACCAACGCCGTCAAGATCGAAAAGCAAATGCAAAATACGGTGAATTACCAAATCGTAACGCCCAACGATTACCGTTCGGAGCCAACAGGAACGACAGGAAGTTTGATCTTCGATTCTTTGGGAGATTTTTCCCATTACGATTCGGGAGCGACGCCGACCGTCGCCTTCGATCCAGATAACAGCGATCCGCAGTTTTATGGAGTCAATAAGATTATGTTTACTCTGGATATGAGCAATATTACTCAGAACAGCGGCTCCAGTACGGCTGAATTGAGCAGCCAGGACGGACGCGCCATGGGAACCTTGGATAATGTCAGCATTGGGGTGGATGGAAAAATCTGGGGATCGTTCACCAACGGCGACGTCCAGACGATGGGGCAGATCGCGTTGGGCGACGTTATCAACGAGGGCGGCTTAATTCAAGAAGGCTCCTCCTATTTCAGCGCCGGTCCCAACTCCGGCCCCATCGATACCAACCTTCAGGCGGGCATAACGGGAGGAACCATCAATTCCGGGACGTTGGAACTCTCCAACGTAGATCTGGCGCGCGAATTTACCGATCTCATCGTGGCGCAACGGGCCTACCAAGCCGATACGCGGGTGATTACAACTGGCGATCAAATCTTGCAGGAAGTGGTGAACCTGAAACGGTAA
- a CDS encoding LysM peptidoglycan-binding domain-containing M23 family metallopeptidase, translating to MMKGLMALIFGVAGIVLMQGCASAPWQAKRDVAVMDGVVHTARQGETLDAIAEAYEISPQLLSRVNGIYDPNTIKPGTRLFIPGATELRSVEPKAVKEAKRDGLYHLVGPGETLAAIAHAYDISTEELQRVNNIKDISLIKTGDRLWVPRAKEVQDIEVPKVTIVTEKPVKKEAQDPRITEKIVPPPAVSRLEKTESDKPVGKTVEFPREVTTIGPEKFQWPIKINFRILRPFSESPANFNSGVDLGVDSGTPVYAAADGEVQLAGGVTDELGSGYGNHIILYHGERNNKGIRTIYAHNSENLVKTGQKVKRGDMIARAGNTGQPAVADGGILHFEIREVGKALDPMKVLPPLN from the coding sequence ATGATGAAAGGGTTGATGGCATTAATTTTCGGAGTTGCGGGAATCGTCTTGATGCAGGGTTGCGCTTCGGCGCCCTGGCAAGCGAAACGCGATGTAGCCGTCATGGACGGGGTTGTCCACACAGCGCGCCAAGGAGAAACGCTTGACGCAATCGCCGAAGCCTATGAAATCTCTCCCCAATTACTCAGCCGGGTAAACGGAATATACGATCCCAATACGATCAAGCCGGGGACTCGTCTTTTCATCCCCGGCGCTACGGAACTGCGCTCCGTCGAACCGAAGGCGGTTAAGGAAGCCAAGAGGGATGGACTTTACCATTTGGTAGGGCCGGGGGAGACGCTTGCGGCCATCGCTCACGCTTATGACATCTCCACGGAAGAATTGCAGAGGGTTAATAATATCAAGGATATCTCTCTCATCAAAACCGGCGACCGGCTTTGGGTTCCTCGCGCCAAGGAAGTGCAAGACATCGAAGTACCCAAAGTTACTATTGTGACGGAAAAACCCGTCAAAAAAGAGGCGCAAGACCCCCGCATTACAGAAAAAATCGTTCCACCTCCCGCCGTTTCGCGTCTGGAGAAGACAGAAAGCGATAAACCTGTAGGCAAAACGGTGGAATTTCCCCGCGAAGTGACAACCATCGGCCCGGAGAAATTCCAATGGCCTATAAAAATTAACTTCCGCATCCTTCGCCCCTTCAGCGAATCCCCCGCCAATTTCAACTCTGGCGTCGATTTGGGCGTAGATAGTGGGACGCCTGTTTACGCTGCAGCGGACGGCGAGGTTCAGCTGGCGGGGGGCGTGACGGACGAACTCGGCAGCGGCTACGGCAACCACATCATCCTGTATCACGGCGAACGCAACAACAAAGGCATCCGCACGATTTATGCTCATAACAGCGAAAATCTCGTTAAAACCGGCCAAAAAGTCAAACGCGGGGACATGATCGCCCGCGCTGGAAATACGGGACAACCAGCAGTAGCGGATGGAGGCATTCTCCATTTCGAAATCCGAGAAGTAGGAAAAGCGCTCGATCCCATGAAGGTTCTTCCGCCCCTTAATTAA
- a CDS encoding class I SAM-dependent methyltransferase: protein MNDSSFYLHKRRKHIRPIHHWWGWLVFRYAGRNMSSKNSARSRFFYNVIACLYDRLYADQIFAYRRVVRMVVDSSIRTGDRVLDLGCGTGLLMDMAAEKARSVYGLDISFSMIRGARKKMKKRAHTHLINGDCRQLPLGGKFDKILSSFMLVILDRPARREVIRSLYPLLEEDGELIFITSREEFSPQWLSQREWTQYCCDAGFRFVEFEECYGYYRVVRARKNPKAKEI, encoded by the coding sequence ATGAACGATTCATCCTTCTATCTCCATAAACGGCGGAAGCATATCCGGCCCATTCATCATTGGTGGGGATGGCTGGTCTTTCGTTATGCGGGCAGGAATATGTCATCGAAAAATTCCGCCCGATCGAGATTTTTTTACAATGTAATCGCGTGTCTCTACGATCGTCTTTACGCGGACCAGATATTCGCTTACCGGCGCGTAGTTCGGATGGTGGTCGACAGTTCGATTCGAACGGGCGACCGCGTCTTGGATTTAGGTTGCGGAACCGGCCTGCTAATGGATATGGCGGCGGAAAAAGCCAGATCCGTCTACGGTTTGGATATTTCCTTCAGTATGATTCGTGGAGCGCGGAAAAAAATGAAAAAACGCGCCCATACTCATCTCATCAACGGCGATTGCCGCCAACTTCCATTGGGCGGGAAATTCGATAAAATCCTATCCAGTTTCATGCTGGTCATTCTCGATCGCCCGGCGAGACGGGAAGTCATCCGCAGCCTTTATCCCCTTCTCGAAGAGGACGGCGAGTTGATTTTCATCACCTCGCGCGAGGAATTTTCTCCGCAATGGTTATCGCAGCGGGAATGGACGCAATATTGCTGCGACGCGGGCTTCCGTTTCGTGGAATTTGAAGAATGCTATGGCTATTACCGGGTTGTGAGGGCGCGAAAGAATCCCAAGGCGAAGGAAATATAG
- a CDS encoding putative sugar nucleotidyl transferase encodes MAQFIILFEDEGFVNLRPLTYNRPVYDLRCGVRLLHEKVKAAYPKAEFGYHVQECLTELVKQQKGTNKVNGGFGDKALMLNGRVIWDSTLTKLISPEGEDHVFYEGDAVVAARLSGENFANIDWSKPISVTSFLGIASSKVKANIVTYPWDMVHHNPKQLEIDMASMGCNGAKDGKIYDGVHLLAPERITVAQGASIKPGVVLDAEGGPIFIDEGAKIFPQAVIEGPCYVGKKSAIKIAAKIYEGTSIGEVCKVGGEVEESIIHSYSNKQHEGFLGHAYLGMWVNLGADTNNSDLKNDYGTVTCFINGEPVSTGSQFVGSTIGDHSKTGINTMLNTGTIVGVCCNIFGSDFPPKFIPCFSWGGANRMVEYQFDKCMQVARRVMKRRNMDLTDVEESVFRKIYEETARKRKDFFVLHQ; translated from the coding sequence ATGGCTCAGTTCATCATCTTGTTTGAAGACGAAGGGTTTGTTAATCTTCGTCCATTGACCTACAACCGGCCGGTTTACGATTTACGCTGCGGCGTGCGGCTGCTTCACGAAAAAGTCAAAGCGGCCTACCCGAAAGCGGAATTCGGCTATCATGTCCAAGAATGCCTTACGGAACTCGTCAAACAACAAAAAGGAACTAACAAAGTCAACGGCGGCTTCGGCGACAAAGCCTTGATGCTGAACGGCCGCGTTATCTGGGACAGCACGCTAACCAAATTGATCTCTCCGGAAGGGGAAGATCATGTATTTTACGAAGGCGACGCCGTCGTCGCCGCCCGCCTTTCCGGCGAGAATTTCGCCAATATCGACTGGTCGAAGCCTATCTCCGTAACTTCCTTCTTAGGCATCGCTTCCAGTAAGGTTAAAGCGAATATCGTTACGTATCCCTGGGATATGGTGCATCACAATCCCAAGCAGCTTGAGATCGATATGGCGTCGATGGGATGCAACGGCGCTAAAGACGGAAAAATTTATGATGGCGTTCATCTCTTGGCGCCGGAACGCATTACGGTGGCGCAAGGCGCTTCCATCAAACCCGGCGTTGTTCTTGACGCCGAAGGCGGCCCCATCTTCATCGACGAAGGGGCGAAAATATTCCCGCAAGCCGTCATTGAAGGCCCTTGCTACGTGGGCAAAAAATCCGCTATTAAGATTGCGGCCAAGATTTACGAAGGAACCAGCATCGGCGAAGTGTGCAAAGTCGGGGGCGAAGTGGAAGAGAGCATCATCCATTCCTACAGCAACAAGCAGCACGAAGGCTTTCTGGGACACGCCTATTTGGGAATGTGGGTGAACCTAGGCGCCGACACCAACAACAGCGATCTCAAAAACGACTATGGAACGGTAACCTGCTTCATCAACGGCGAACCGGTATCTACCGGCAGCCAGTTCGTTGGCTCCACCATCGGCGATCATTCGAAAACCGGCATCAATACCATGTTGAACACCGGCACCATCGTTGGCGTTTGTTGCAATATCTTCGGTTCCGATTTTCCTCCCAAATTCATTCCCTGTTTTTCGTGGGGAGGAGCAAACCGCATGGTGGAATACCAATTCGACAAGTGCATGCAGGTCGCCCGACGCGTGATGAAGCGGCGCAATATGGACCTGACCGACGTGGAAGAGAGCGTCTTCCGTAAAATTTACGAAGAAACTGCCCGCAAACGCAAGGATTTCTTCGTCCTTCACCAATAA
- the nagB gene encoding glucosamine-6-phosphate deaminase — MEVIIKSNYEEMSKEGAKIIAELVRNKPNCVLGLATGSTPIGLYKELIRMHKNEGLDFSKVTTFNLDEYYGLPTSHDQSYHYFMHDNLFNHINVRPEAIHVPSGTASDIAAFCEWYEDEIEAAGGIDIQVLGIGGDGHIAFNEPGSSLASRTRLTTLTEETIVDNARFFAKKEDVPRYAVTMGVGTIMDAGQCLLLCNGEKKAGVIAEAIEGPITASITASALQMHPHPTFILDEPAAKKLKRYDYYKWIYNNKPCA, encoded by the coding sequence ATGGAAGTTATCATCAAGAGCAACTACGAGGAAATGAGCAAAGAGGGCGCGAAGATTATCGCGGAATTGGTCCGAAACAAACCGAATTGCGTTCTCGGCCTCGCCACCGGCAGCACTCCGATTGGCTTGTATAAAGAGCTGATTCGCATGCACAAGAACGAAGGATTGGATTTTTCTAAAGTAACCACCTTCAATCTGGACGAATATTACGGACTGCCTACGTCCCACGATCAGTCTTATCATTATTTCATGCACGACAATCTTTTCAATCATATCAATGTGCGCCCCGAAGCGATTCACGTGCCCAGCGGCACCGCTTCCGACATTGCGGCCTTCTGCGAATGGTATGAAGACGAAATCGAAGCGGCGGGCGGAATCGACATTCAGGTTCTGGGTATCGGCGGCGACGGCCATATCGCTTTCAACGAGCCGGGTTCTTCCCTCGCCTCCCGCACGCGCTTAACCACGCTTACTGAGGAGACCATCGTGGACAACGCCCGTTTCTTCGCCAAGAAGGAAGACGTTCCCCGTTACGCCGTGACGATGGGCGTCGGCACCATCATGGATGCGGGCCAATGCCTCTTGCTATGCAACGGCGAAAAGAAAGCGGGCGTCATCGCCGAAGCCATCGAAGGTCCCATCACCGCCAGCATCACGGCTTCCGCCTTGCAAATGCATCCCCATCCGACATTCATTTTGGACGAGCCGGCCGCCAAAAAACTGAAACGGTACGACTACTACAAATGGATATACAACAATAAACCGTGCGCGTAA
- the rhaI gene encoding L-rhamnose isomerase, producing the protein MNSLPERLQRLVEATGLGLNAIKTKLKAQKIETPSWGYGDSGTRFGVFKQAAAAKTLEHKLEDAATVHRYTGIAPSVALHIPWDKVDDWNALRQKADSLGIKIGAINPNVFQDQQYKLGSITNADPAIRRQAVDRMLECVEIMRQTGSNILSLWFADGTNYPGQGHFRRRKQWVQECLQEVYAAMEAPMRMLLEYKLFEPGFYHTDIADWGMSCAICDKLGERAQVLVDLGHHAQGVNIEHIVAFLLDEGKLGGFHFNNRKSADDDLTVGSINPYELFLIYNELTDVELDPSMKSDIAFMIDQSHNLKPKVEAMIQSVLACQKAYAKALLVDRKALREAQMAGDIVGAEEILVAAYEADVEPLLQEVRQEMGVDPQPLAAYRRSGYERKAAEIRSRMEGAKTLG; encoded by the coding sequence ATGAATTCTTTACCTGAGCGATTGCAGCGGCTCGTGGAAGCGACTGGTCTTGGACTGAATGCGATCAAGACGAAATTGAAGGCGCAAAAAATCGAGACGCCTTCCTGGGGTTACGGCGATTCGGGAACCCGCTTCGGCGTTTTCAAACAGGCGGCCGCCGCGAAGACCTTGGAACATAAATTGGAAGACGCCGCGACGGTTCACCGCTATACTGGCATTGCTCCTTCCGTCGCTCTGCACATTCCTTGGGATAAAGTGGACGATTGGAACGCCTTAAGGCAAAAGGCTGATAGTTTGGGTATTAAGATCGGCGCCATCAATCCCAACGTTTTTCAAGACCAACAATATAAACTCGGCAGCATAACCAACGCCGATCCCGCCATTCGCCGCCAGGCCGTCGATCGCATGTTGGAATGCGTGGAGATTATGCGCCAGACCGGCTCGAATATCCTGAGCCTTTGGTTCGCCGATGGAACCAACTACCCCGGCCAGGGGCACTTCCGCCGGCGCAAGCAATGGGTGCAGGAATGCCTTCAAGAAGTCTATGCCGCTATGGAAGCGCCCATGCGGATGCTGCTGGAATACAAACTCTTCGAACCCGGCTTCTATCACACCGACATAGCGGATTGGGGCATGTCCTGCGCCATCTGCGATAAGCTGGGCGAGCGGGCGCAAGTGCTTGTCGATCTCGGCCACCATGCCCAAGGCGTCAACATCGAACACATCGTCGCCTTCCTATTGGATGAAGGCAAACTTGGCGGCTTCCATTTCAACAACCGCAAATCCGCCGACGACGATCTCACTGTTGGCTCCATCAATCCCTACGAACTCTTCCTTATCTACAATGAATTGACGGACGTCGAACTCGATCCTTCGATGAAATCCGATATTGCTTTCATGATCGATCAAAGCCACAATCTCAAGCCGAAAGTGGAGGCGATGATCCAATCGGTTCTCGCTTGCCAAAAAGCGTACGCCAAAGCCTTGCTGGTGGATCGCAAGGCATTGCGCGAGGCGCAAATGGCGGGAGATATCGTCGGGGCGGAAGAAATCCTCGTCGCCGCCTATGAAGCTGACGTGGAGCCGCTTTTGCAGGAAGTTCGCCAAGAAATGGGCGTCGACCCGCAACCACTGGCCGCCTATCGCCGCAGCGGTTACGAGCGCAAAGCCGCCGAAATCCGTTCCCGCATGGAGGGCGCGAAGACGCTTGGATAA
- a CDS encoding Uma2 family endonuclease, with the protein MAGSTPIASSIQFTYEDYLHFSDDKRYEIIEGEVYMVPSPLTYHQKVSIRLERFVEDYVIERDLGEIYHAPLDVVLSDIDVVQPDILFISNDNDGIITEKNIQGAPDLVIEILSPSSDHKDKVLKKKLYAKYGVKEYWLVDPGAKEIQVFTLKDAALTLWNAYRLDEIMQSALWPELKLELKSIFR; encoded by the coding sequence ATGGCTGGATCTACTCCCATTGCATCGTCTATTCAATTTACTTATGAAGACTATCTCCATTTCTCCGACGACAAGCGTTATGAAATCATCGAGGGAGAGGTATACATGGTTCCATCGCCCCTTACTTATCACCAGAAAGTATCCATCCGACTTGAACGTTTCGTCGAGGATTATGTTATAGAGAGAGATTTAGGAGAAATTTACCATGCTCCTCTCGATGTCGTCCTCTCCGATATCGATGTCGTCCAGCCGGATATTCTTTTTATCTCTAATGACAACGACGGGATCATCACGGAAAAGAATATTCAGGGCGCGCCGGATTTGGTTATCGAAATTCTTTCTCCTTCCTCCGACCATAAGGATAAAGTGCTTAAAAAGAAACTCTACGCCAAATACGGCGTCAAGGAATATTGGCTTGTCGATCCCGGCGCAAAGGAGATTCAGGTTTTTACTCTGAAAGACGCCGCGCTGACGCTGTGGAACGCTTATCGCTTGGACGAGATTATGCAATCCGCGCTTTGGCCGGAGTTGAAACTCGAATTGAAATCGATTTTCAGATAG
- a CDS encoding Uma2 family endonuclease has protein sequence MAGPTPIASSIQFTYEDYLHFSDDKRYEIIEGEVYMVPSPLTYHQRIALNLSMATNDYVVRNCFGEVFISPLDVVLSDIDVVQPDIFFISNENLRIITEKNIQGAPDLVVEILSPSSDYKDKVLKSKLYAKYGVKEYWLVDPGAKQIQVFALKDAALALWNAYRLDETMHSALWPELKLELKSIFR, from the coding sequence ATGGCTGGACCAACTCCCATTGCATCGTCTATTCAATTTACTTATGAAGACTATCTCCATTTCTCCGACGACAAGCGTTATGAAATCATCGAGGGAGAGGTATACATGGTTCCATCGCCCCTTACTTATCACCAAAGAATTGCTTTGAATTTATCGATGGCGACAAACGATTATGTTGTAAGAAATTGTTTTGGCGAGGTATTCATTTCCCCTCTCGATGTCGTCCTCTCCGATATCGACGTTGTCCAGCCGGATATATTTTTCATCTCCAACGAAAATTTAAGGATTATTACAGAGAAAAACATTCAGGGCGCGCCGGACTTAGTTGTCGAAATTCTCTCTCCCTCTTCGGATTACAAAGATAAAGTACTAAAAAGCAAGCTCTACGCCAAATACGGCGTCAAGGAATATTGGCTTGTCGATCCCGGCGCCAAGCAGATTCAGGTTTTTGCGCTCAAAGACGCCGCGTTGGCGCTATGGAACGCTTATCGTTTGGACGAAACCATGCATTCCGCGCTTTGGCCGGAGTTAAAACTCGAATTGAAATCGATTTTTAGGTAA
- a CDS encoding Uma2 family endonuclease has product MAGSTPIATSIQFTYEDYLHFSEDKRYEIIEGEVYMVQSPLTYHQRVSGNIFRVIAEYVEDRHLGVTFSAPLDVVLSDIDVVQPDILFVSNENAGIITDKNIQGAPDMVIEILSPSSDYKDKVLKSKLYAKFGVKEYWLVDPGAKQIQVFTRKDAALALWNAYRLDETMHSALWPELILELKSIFR; this is encoded by the coding sequence ATGGCTGGATCTACTCCCATTGCAACGTCCATTCAATTCACATACGAAGACTATCTCCATTTCTCTGAAGACAAGCGCTATGAGATCATCGAGGGAGAGGTTTACATGGTTCAATCGCCCCTGACTTATCATCAAAGAGTTTCCGGCAACATATTTCGAGTCATAGCGGAATATGTAGAAGATCGTCATTTAGGAGTAACATTCTCTGCTCCTCTGGACGTCGTCCTCTCCGACATTGACGTCGTTCAGCCGGATATCCTTTTCGTCTCCAACGAGAATGCCGGAATCATTACGGATAAAAATATTCAGGGAGCGCCGGACATGGTTATTGAAATTCTCTCTCCCTCTTCCGATTACAAAGATAAAGTACTAAAAAGCAAGCTATACGCCAAATTCGGCGTCAAGGAATATTGGCTTGTCGATCCCGGCGCCAAGCAGATTCAGGTTTTTACGCGCAAAGACGCCGCTCTGGCGCTATGGAACGCTTATCGCTTGGACGAAACTATGCATTCCGCGCTTTGGCCGGAGTTAATACTCGAATTGAAATCGATTTTTAGGTAG